The Hyphomonas sediminis genome contains the following window.
CGCGCCCAAAGAGCGGGCCGCGGCTGCCAGGGAAGTTGTCATCCCGAACTTCAATGGCATCATCGCGGGTAGAGAGAGTTACTTCTATCATCAGTTCTGGGGCGACTGTTCCGCGCTCGATCACGGTCATGGGCGCAACTATGTCTGGGGGCATTGGCGCATGCCTCTGGAAGCCGTCTCCTACAAGCTCCGCCCGTCGGAAGAAGGGGCGGGCTTTATGGTTGAATTCGTCTGCAAGAAAGGCGAAGCCTGCATCGAAAGCGGCTTCATGGAAGATCTGCCAGAGCGGATCAAATCCCACATTATCCCGTTCGAGAACACGGGCTACGCCAATGTTTACCTCTCTCGCGTGGAGGAGCTGAAGGCCGCCTGCAAGGCAGCCGCCGGAGGCTGACGCCTCAATTAACGCTCCGCCAGCGCCGCCGCCAGCAGGGGCATCTGCTGCGTCGCCAGCGCGTCACACAGCTTGGCCCGTTCAATCCCTTGCGCCAGGTTGCGCTCATAGCCGGCAATCAGGTCTGCCTTGCTTTCGATAAAAGCCTTGGCTTTGTCGGCATCGGCCGACGAGCAGAAGGCGGCTGTCAGCCCACTGATCTGTGGCCGGCGCACTTCCGGCATCCTGCCGACGATGGCGTCAAAGTTGGTTTCCAGCGCGGCCCACACTTTCTCAAACCCCTCTCCGGTACGGGTGGATCTCGCCGTGTCGGTGAAGGCGCCCGCCAGAATAGTGTAAACTTCAGATGTGGTAACTGGCAGCTCGGGCAGCTGGGTTAGCAGGTCGGCTGCGGTGTCGGCGTCCGCATTCAGTGCAATTGCGCGCAGGATAGCGCCGCGCTCCGACTGGTCTTCCGAGGCCAGCGCAAAGTCCAGCGCTGCGTCGGCAAAGGGCTTGCCTTCCTCGCGCAGCGCCGCGGCCACAGCCTGACCGATTTCCTGAGGTTTGAGCGCTTTGGCGTCGGCCTTGCGGCCAAAGCCGATATAGGCAATCGCCGCATCCCTCAAGCGAGCGCGGGTTTGCGGCCGGTTCCCGATTGATGTCAAAAGACCGTTCACGGACTCTTTCAGCAAGGTTTCGCGCACGGTCAGCGTCTCGCTCGGTCGTGCCTGCAGGCGGGTTGAAAGCGGGCCATAGGTCTTTTCGATCCAGGCGGAGAAGGCCGCGCGGTCAGCGGGCGCCAGACGCGCATAGTATTTTGTCAGCGCGCTGAAGGGTTGAGAGACAGCCGCCGCTGAGCCATTGGCGGAGGCTTCCAGTCCGCTCAGAAGCGTGTCTGCGCTCACATTGCCCGCTTCAAATCCTGCCACCAGCGAGTCGATGTAGGCCATTTGCTCGCCCGCACTGAGCTTCACGAAATTGTCGGAAAGTTTCTGCGCATAGGCGTCGTTCAACGAGAACCGCCAGTATCCGGCGCCGCCGGCATTGGGCATCACATAGTCAGGGCACTTCTGAAGATCGGCAGCCAGGCCGTTGGGCGAAAGCATCCAGGTGCGGGTCTCTTCGGTCTCGCCATAGCCGATACGGGCCGTGAAGGGGATCTGCCAGCTCGTTCCCTTGCGGGCGATTTCGGATCCCAGCGGCGCGTAGCGGCTCTGGCTCACATGCATCAGCCCGTTGCCGCCAGTTCGGCATTCAATTTCGACCGTCAGCATGGGAATGCCGGGCTGCTGCACGAAACTGCGGAAGCTCTCCACGATACCGGTATGGCCGGACCCCTCTGCAAGGCTCTGCATGAAATCGTCCACATCGGCAACGCCATCATGGAAGCGGCGCATATGCGTGCGAATGCCTTCGCGGAACTTCTCTTCGCCAAGATAGTTTTCGAACATGTTCAGCACACTGCCACCTTTTTGATAGGTGATGGCATCGAAGGCGTCCTCAATGTCGGCATTGCTGGCGATTGGATTGCGGATCTGGCGGGCGCTTTTCAGGCTGTCGGCCTGCATGGCGTGGAGGCCTGCCGCGATGGCATTGAGGTTCCACTCGCCGCCGGGATCGACGGCATTCATCGTCTTGTAGCTCATCCATGTGGCGAAGGCCTCGTTCAGCCAGATGTCGTTCCACCATTTCGGCGTCACCAGATTGCCGAACCATTGGTGTGCGAGTTCATGCGCATGGGTGGCATAGACGCCACGTCGCTGGATCAGCGTGGAGCGTTCGTTCAGTAGCAGCGTCGCCTCGCGGTAAACGATGGCGCCAGCATTCTCCATCGCGCCCCAGGCATAGTCTGGCGCGGCGATGAGATCGAGTTTTCCATAAGGGTAGGGTAGGCCGAAATACTCTTCCTGCCAGGTCAGGATCGGATGCGTGATGGCCAGCCCGTCTTCCAGCTGCGCACCTTTGCCTGCGGCTGCAAACCCCCGCAATGGGATCGGCGCAGGGCGGATCTGTGTCGGCGTCTCGATCCATTGCTGCTCGCTTTCGTCGTAAGGGCCGACAATCAGTGCAAGGAGATAGGTGGGCAGAGGCCGGGTCGGCGCAAAACTGTGTCGCAGCATGCCGCCGTCGACGGGGATTGCCTCGATCTCCGGGCTGTTGGCGATCACTTTCAGCTTTTCAGGCGCGGTGACCGAAACGGCCCACACCGTCTTGAAGCGCGGTTCGTCAAAGCTCGGCACCATCCGGCGAGCGTCAATCGACTGCATCTGGCTGACCAGATAGTCCTTGCCGTTCTGTGTCACCTTGTAGAGCCCGGCCAGCGCGAGATTGTAGGGCGCCTCATAGTCCATCACGAGCGTCACCTGCCCGGCTGGCAGCGGCGTCTCGAAGTCGAGACGCGAAACACCGCCCTCGGCAAGGCCTCCGGTGAAGGTTGCGGGCACCTCGGTGCCATCGGGCAGCCGGGCAAAAGCGTGGATCACATTCGGGCCCAGCGCATGCAGCCAGATCCGCGCATGCGGCGCGTCCAACGTCACGTCGATCTCCACGTCGCCGGTAAAGCCAGGGGCAGACGGATCCGTCACAAGGTTCAACCGGTACACGGTCGGCATTACTCCGGTCGGCAGTTGCCCGCCTGGCGGCTCTTCCAGCTGCACGATTTCCGGTTCGCTGCGGATCAGTCCGGGATTGGCGCCGCAGGCAGCCAGGACGGCGAAGGAAGCAGCGCCCGCAAGGGCAGCGGCGAGACGGGAACGGATCATGGAGGCCTTCCGGTTCGGCTGGGCGGAGTGCGTTTAGGACTAAACGCTCCTTTCCCCGAGGAAAAGGCACGGAAACAGCGCGCGCTCTACCGATCGTTTACGCCTGTTCTCCACAATGGCCCTCATGCTTCGCCTGTATCACTGGCCCCTTGATCCCGCCGGACGCATGGTCCGGCTCGCGCTCGCCGAAAAGGGCGAGCCTTTTGACGCTGTGCCCTCGCGTCCCTGGGCGCCGGAACTGGAGATTGCCTCCATCGCGCCGGGCGCTGTTGCTCCAGCCGTCGTCTCGACCCATGGCAGCTCGCCCTTTGCGGCCAGCGGCACGCGTGCCATCTGCGAGCATCTTGAGGAAGTCCGCCCGGTTCCGCCGCTGCTGCCCGATGATCTCTCCGAGCGCGCCGAGGCCCGCCGCCTGTGGTCCTGGGTCGAGGCCGGCATGGAGGAGGTCACCGACACCCTCCTCTCCGAGCGCGTCATCCAGTGGACCCATCGCGGCCGCCAGCCCGACTCGGAAAAGCTCCGCCGCGGGGCGCACGCCCTGCGCGGCCGGTTGACCTATCTCAACGCTCTCGCTGAAACACGCGGCTATCTCTCTGGCCGTCAGCTCTCCCTCGCTGACCTCGCCGCCGCCGCCCACCTCTCCGCCTACGACTATTTTGGCGATGTGCAGTGGGATGCCGTGCCAGATCTCAAGGCATGGTATATGCGGATCAAGTCGCGGCCCAGTTTCCGGCCGCTCCTTGCAGACCGTCTTGAGGCCGCCCGTCCCGCTCCCCACTATGCAGAGCTCGACTTCTGATCCTGAAGCCCGGCTGAAAGCACGGGCGCTTGCGCTGGGTTTCGATGCCGCCGGCATTGCGCGCGCCGATGAGGCCATCTGGGCGCCCGGCGCACGGCTGAAGGAATTCGTCGCCCTTGGCCGCCATGGCGAAATGGCGTGGATGGAAACGACGCTGGAGCGCCGCAGCGCGCCCACGGCCATGTGGCCCGGCGCCCGCTCGGCCCTTGTCGTGGCCATGAACTACGGCCCCGACCACAATCCCCTCGACACCCTCTCCGAAACCGAGACCGGCAACATCTCCGTCTACGCACGGGGGCGGGACTATCACGA
Protein-coding sequences here:
- a CDS encoding M1 family metallopeptidase, producing MIRSRLAAALAGAASFAVLAACGANPGLIRSEPEIVQLEEPPGGQLPTGVMPTVYRLNLVTDPSAPGFTGDVEIDVTLDAPHARIWLHALGPNVIHAFARLPDGTEVPATFTGGLAEGGVSRLDFETPLPAGQVTLVMDYEAPYNLALAGLYKVTQNGKDYLVSQMQSIDARRMVPSFDEPRFKTVWAVSVTAPEKLKVIANSPEIEAIPVDGGMLRHSFAPTRPLPTYLLALIVGPYDESEQQWIETPTQIRPAPIPLRGFAAAGKGAQLEDGLAITHPILTWQEEYFGLPYPYGKLDLIAAPDYAWGAMENAGAIVYREATLLLNERSTLIQRRGVYATHAHELAHQWFGNLVTPKWWNDIWLNEAFATWMSYKTMNAVDPGGEWNLNAIAAGLHAMQADSLKSARQIRNPIASNADIEDAFDAITYQKGGSVLNMFENYLGEEKFREGIRTHMRRFHDGVADVDDFMQSLAEGSGHTGIVESFRSFVQQPGIPMLTVEIECRTGGNGLMHVSQSRYAPLGSEIARKGTSWQIPFTARIGYGETEETRTWMLSPNGLAADLQKCPDYVMPNAGGAGYWRFSLNDAYAQKLSDNFVKLSAGEQMAYIDSLVAGFEAGNVSADTLLSGLEASANGSAAAVSQPFSALTKYYARLAPADRAAFSAWIEKTYGPLSTRLQARPSETLTVRETLLKESVNGLLTSIGNRPQTRARLRDAAIAYIGFGRKADAKALKPQEIGQAVAAALREEGKPFADAALDFALASEDQSERGAILRAIALNADADTAADLLTQLPELPVTTSEVYTILAGAFTDTARSTRTGEGFEKVWAALETNFDAIVGRMPEVRRPQISGLTAAFCSSADADKAKAFIESKADLIAGYERNLAQGIERAKLCDALATQQMPLLAAALAER
- the fzlA gene encoding FtsZ-binding protein FzlA; the encoded protein is MALMLRLYHWPLDPAGRMVRLALAEKGEPFDAVPSRPWAPELEIASIAPGAVAPAVVSTHGSSPFAASGTRAICEHLEEVRPVPPLLPDDLSERAEARRLWSWVEAGMEEVTDTLLSERVIQWTHRGRQPDSEKLRRGAHALRGRLTYLNALAETRGYLSGRQLSLADLAAAAHLSAYDYFGDVQWDAVPDLKAWYMRIKSRPSFRPLLADRLEAARPAPHYAELDF